Genomic segment of Chelmon rostratus isolate fCheRos1 chromosome 2, fCheRos1.pri, whole genome shotgun sequence:
AGCCCCTCACGGGTCAGCAGGTGGAGCACATGCTGGCCCGCATCATTGTGGTCCGAGAGATCCAGGAGATCATCAGTGCCGGTTCAGACAACATGAGCTAAACTGAGAGGACTGGCTGGACTCATGGGAACTAGCTCTCCAGACACTGACTGTTGACTATGCAGTATCCATCCTGACTCTATAAACCTCAATGATTATCTCAAATCAAATGGAACAGCTTCTGAAACAATCATCTCTCTCTGAGGAGTGTATCATGACagcaaagatgttttttttcctcttcttacattttttttgttttcagctgatgcGGTGGCCTGTTCTTTCTCTTGACTACCTTTGTAAGCCATTGCCTCTGTAACCTTTGAAAGGGCAAGTAAAGGAGGCTTTAGTCTCACCACTGCTGGACTATGATTGACCTCCTGGGCTGCTGCCCTCTGAGCTCACAAATGTTCCTGTAAGTCAGTCTTATGAGTATAATATGAGGATATTTAACCCTTCACCACTTAACCTCAGACCTTTAACCACGTCTTACTTCTCTTCAAAGTCCCACTATGATACATCTTACTGGACAATTACAGGGACCACTAcccacagctttttttttttgtacaccGACTGCATTTTGGATCATGTATGGATATATTTCAAAGCTGAAGAAATTGTGCCTGTTTTTTCAAAAACGACGCTATAATTTATGCTTGTGGATCATTGCGTGAGCTGAACCTCTGATATTCACAAGTTCAAGTGCTATATTGTAGTCATTCAGGAGATTGGAAACATTGTTCTCAGGTCAAAGCTAGTGATTGAAACGCCCATCAAGGATATTTGCCAACTTATTCCTGTATGTATAGTAGGTTATTAAACAGGATATGCAGATAGAAGCATCTTTGTTTAGCTAACACAGTGTTAATCCTTGTATCAAAAGTCATGTCAAACAATTCAGAAACGAAAAGTATTTAGTACTGTGTTGTCTGTGGGAATGTTGACATTTGAAATAAGGATTAGTTGTGGGCCTTTTTACACACGGCTTGTCACACCAACAGCATCCGTAGCCTAGTGGTGCCTCCCTTGAGATGACATGTACATTtggacacagacaaaaatagTTGTGATACAGTTctgcttcatttgtttattaCTAAAAGTGTATAGCACTGTACAGTCATGTTCCACAGAGTCTCTTCTGTGTTTGATCACTTTACAAAACTTCACAGTAATCCAGCCTGATATAAATTAATTTCCTATTTAACTTCAATGGTGTGCATGACACACTTTTTCCCCAATGTTGCAGTCTGAAATCCGTCACAGCTGAGACGTCTGTTGGATCTCAAAGAATTTCACAACGAAGAGTGGATTATTTAGAGTCGTCTTTATCAGGGGCAGTTAACTGCAGTCGAGTCAATGTTTGCATGAAGTATTTCGGCAGGGGACAGGACACGTTGATATGAGCTTGACTGGTTCCCGGCAGCGTCAGCTGTCGAGCAAGCAAATGAAGAGGAACGTACCGGATCTTGCTCTGTTCCAGGCCAAGCTTTCCCAAGACACGTTCCGGTAATTTCTGTGCACCAAAACGAACAAATTTGTGATTATTATGGAAGGTAACACATattctgtgacagacagagactgagcTCTTGAAGACATGTCATTTCTGCAATTTGTATATATTTAGTAATATACACGAGCACAAGCAGCCAAAAAGCAGATTTAGAAAGGCACTGTTTTGCAGATAGGGGAGGTTTCAGGATTGACAAGACCATAAGAGTTGCCACAACCTTAAAGTCACACAATAAGACACCTAATCAAAATGTTAGCCATGTGGGAGGGAGATGAAAGTATAAGACGCTAGTTGGCTCAGGAAGTTAAAAGTCTCCGGTTTAATAGAGTGACagttaacattaaaatacacgTATAAAAGGTCATATCTGAAAACTGCATCACACTGTTGCCTgttaacataaaaaacacacatacagcagctaATGTCTGATAAATCTTGGTTTCAACTCCACTTTGTCAACTGTTGAATTGGTGTGTCTTCAAGGTGATGCATCACTGCACAGGCCAGCAGGGTGGACATTTACACTCAGTCAATTAATATCTGTAACTCTACACCTTAACATCAAAGCATACCTTAACATCGATCTGTAGAAGCAATTTTCTATGTTTTCTTTACCATCATGCAGCAGtacttttaattaaacaaatctCAGTTTTATTGGGCAATAATTCTTCAGGAATGGTTCAAAGGAGTGCAGGGATAAACACAACTGCAGCATTAGAGGCATCCACCAATCAAGCTTTGACACCTGGATATGTCTCAGTTTGTACTCCTTTGAAGCAGCCAATAATATGCCACTCTTTCTCGCTTAAGGGACATTTGCTGATTGTTGGTGTTATGAAGCTGATATTCTGCTGGCATTCATCACATGCTGTGGAGCATTAGTGACATGCATGCCACTCAGAATCTGCATACTTCAGTCAAGCAAAAGTGGCCTGCTGTTACTCAGTTTTCTGACGTTAGCGCTGCTCCCTTCTTCATGTACCACTATTTAATACTACTGGATTTCTGTGAAGTTGTGAACATGTTTTACCTGAGGCGCCAGTTTGCTCCAGTGGGAATATTTGTGGTCACCAAGAATGGGGCACGACAGAGCAAACGCCATGTGAACCCTCATCTGGTGCTTGGCTCCTGTGGACACAAGAAAGCAGACAAGCAGAAAATGAGTCAAGTCttcttaaaaagaaatataagGCACTGATTTGGGAGTTATTTCCTGTGACAAGGTCCCTCCAAAAAGCATCCTTCTTACCAGTAAAAGGCTGCAGCTCCACAAGGCTGCAACCATTGCTGCTGTCCAAGACTCTGTACTTGGTCACTGCAGGATGGGCCTGCCGATGGCTGCGGACTTTGGTCACACCATCGCCTGCATCATTCGTTCTGAAAAGAGGACTTAGAGccatctgaaaataaaaaaaaaaagaagttatgAAACTGGAGAAACTACACGAATAGTCCTACAACGACACCAAAGCAATGACTTACTTGAAGCACAGAAAAGAAAGTTTGCATTTGTGAAGTTAAAAGCAGTGCAGGTTTGCTATTTTTAACAACTACAGCAATTCATTATTAAATGAGGAGTGAATTTTCTGTTACTTGATTAACTGGCAAACAACTAATTATTACAGCATCAAAACCACAGCAGAAGAGAACCTTATAGTGTGGCTGAGGGCCTGTGACCTCTCTCTCTATGATGGGAATGTCAATGACTCCTTCTGACGGCACAGGAACACCAACTGTGACGACCCTGAGGAAGAAAAGTGAATACAGGACATGTTCACGGCAGCATGTGACGTGACAATAAGGAAGAGCAATCTGtcactccttttttttaaccttactGTATCTTACCAGTACTTTCTCTGCACTTGGTTATTTCTGTCAAGGTTGAGTACGTGCTCCACTACTTCTTCGCTCCTGGCCAGCAGGAGAGCTCCTGATATTTCTTTCTCTAGTCCcagacaggtgagcagctgAGAGTCAGACTTGATCTTCATCCCAGCCATTATTTTGGAGAGAACAGGAAGCACAGAGGAGATGGACGTGACCCCAGAGCCATCTGAgagacagcaacaacaaaccaTCATGTATTTAGGTCCAGGtgatttgacatttctgcttaTATCTAATAATGTCTGTTGTACTGTAGCACTGCATCTTATTCCAACACTACAATGTATGGAGTTACCATCATAGAAATAGAGCCCTTCCACTATATCAGCAGTCCAATATTATTGGCAATATTGGCACAATATTAGCACAGTATGGGTATATACAATAAATATGTTGCAGatacacaaaaagaaattacaGTCTGCAACCTAagcttttctttcattaacCATTAATCCACGGAATAATCTTTTGGTctaaaaaatgacagaaaatagtgaaaaatgtccatcacaatttcccagagtcAAAGGTGACCAATTGAAACTGCTGGTTTTGTCCAACCAAGAGTCCAAAACGCAAAGCTCTTCAATTTacagtgacacaaaacagaGCGTATCTGAAACAAATGATCGATCTAGAGTGTTAAACTGTAATCATTTTAACAGTCAACTGATCCTTGAGAtgtgtgctttgctgtttttctctgtttttctcattttaagtCTAATACCTGAGTTAtgaactgttggttggacaaaacaagacaattgAAGATACTGTCTTGGGTCtcagggtttgtttgtttgtattttaatcaAAAAGATCATCAACAAATGAATCTATAGAAAAATAATGGTGGGTTCAGTCCTAAAACTGAGAAATACAGGAAATCCTAACCTTGATGAAGATGGAACCAGAAAATCTGTGGCATTTTACTAACGATTAACTGACGATTGCCCTGTGAATCAACTacttgattaattgactaatcttTTCTGCTGTAAAGAAACGATCgtatatgaattattttttcGAACAATATCCCACACATCGATTAAAAAATCTCTCTCACAAACTCTCTCACTGTATTCAGAATGAAATCTATGTAGATCAATACTGTGGACTTTCTCCAGTcggcctccagctcctgctgctttACCTTTGACAGGAACACCGTAAGGTTTGTTTATCACAACTACATCTTTATCCTGGTACAGCACGCTTCTGTGGAGGTGTTTGGCCAGCACATTAGGATGGACATTTTGAAGCTGTAGACTGAACCGTTTCAGATCCGCCACCCTCTTCTGTTGAGCGGACACAGGAGGCGTTTCCGCCGGTGGCTTCGTCTTCTCCTGCTGGATCTTACGGGCCAGGTCTATCGCTCTCAGCCGCGGTTTCTCTCCCGTGTTGGAGGCCGGAGCGTGTTTAGAGGTGGTGGCCTGGCTCTGGCTGAGGATCGGTGCTGTCCCCGAGCACCGGTGGCACTTTGTCCCTGGTTTGACCCGAAGAAAGACGGTGTTCAGGCCGGATATCCAGTCACCGCAGGTCATTCTTCTACAGCTGTTCATTGTGGAGTGTGGTTAGATGGAACACATTGGCTTGAAGGTATATAAACAAAGTTCAGAGTAAGCGAGAAAGCATGTTCCCCATTAAACTATATCCGGGCCGCacctttcagaataaaagtgcAAATATTATTTTGTGCACAACTAAAAggcaagaaaatgcaaaaatcaaatattttaactgtttaatgGTGGCATAACAATTTAGTCGAGCCGAGCCGCTCCAAAAAATACGCTTTCACCGCAAAATATACACCAAGCGCTGTCAGAAAAATAATTTCTGACCTTCAAGACCAACTGTACATCGAAAACAGTGGACGCAACATGTAGGAACAACTTCCTGTGTTGATGTGTCGTAATTTCCTTTTTCTGACAATAGATATGCTCGATCCTAACTCCGGTACTGTCCGGTCCGCTGAAGCCACTGAATGTAATAATGATTAGAAATCACCGCCCACCTGGTagacaaactaaaaaaaacgAGTGTACCGTCGTTGCTCGTATGTCCCTCTGTGCTTGCCTGTTGTAAATAAACCACAGCTTTAGCTGTAATTGTCGTTTTTCTGTAAACGTGAGCATTTATTTATCAGCAGGGGACTTAAAAGATACTGCTCATGCATTGCTCGATCAAATGGCTCACAGGCTTCAATAAACCAGACACAGGGAACCGATGAGAGGGCAACCTTTTAGTTTTACattgtatgttttttgtatgaaaaacaaTTCGCTGCCGACATGAAGATCACAGACAGCGTGTTACGAAGTTTCAGGGTTGCCAGAACATATCAGCTAAATTCCCAGAAAGTCAACTGTGTGGACTTCAGCCCAAATGGTGAAAATGCAGTATCAAGCAGCGACGACGACTGCATTGTGCTCTATGACATCCAGGAAGGAAAGTAAGTGGCCACTAATGTAACACTGAAAAGCAAGTAATAACTGTTTAATTATCTTTATGACTGCATGCATTTATGCACATTATATATGCAAATAATCataaataaactgttaaaataTCTTTGCATGAATTGATCTATATGAGAGTGTTTTTGGAAGAAACTGTGTGGACCTTGGCGCTGCTGCATGTTCACTGTGGTTCATCAGGTGATCAAGTGATTGACAGGTTGAAGTATTCTGTCCTGTCTTAGACCTAAAGGGACCCTGTACAGCAAGAAGTATGGAGTAGACCTCATCCGCTACACACATGGAGACACGCAGACGGTGGTCTACAGCTCCAACAAGCTGGATGGTAATAACTCAGTGCAGgcagtcagctgtcagctaAAAAACCCAAACGAGATATCAAATATCATTTAGATACATGCATCATAAGCAGtttttgaaaggaaaatatagtttttttgtgttttgtagatACCATCAGATACCTGTCACTCGCTGACAACAAGTACATCAGGTATTTCCCAGGTCACACTGCAAGGTGAGTAAAAGCACCCGGGTGTAGTGGGCATAAACCTTAAAAGTGGACTATTTCCTCACAAGAAGCTacaatgagaaaataattttcACGACCCTTGTCAGGCGCTCGCTGGATGGAGAGCACTTCAAGCCCATCTGCCCTTTAATCCAATCAAATGAGGCAGCTGCAACTTGCTTTTTATTACGCTGAAAATGGTCTtacaaaagtacatttttagattctctttatctttaaagTAAGTCATGTGTCCtaatccatccattatctataccTGATGTTATCCTAATATGCTGATAAAAAATATGGGAAGAATTCCATTCACATTTACACTCAGTGTTctacaaataaacaaagaaagttGTATCTTCTTGTCTTATTTTACCTCGTCTAAACAGGTGACTTATTCCTTAATGGTTCAAGttaatttgttttctctgtgattatttttgcattgttttcttctcagaGTTATTGCTCTCTCCATGTCACCAGTGGATGATACGTTTATCTCAGGTTCGCTGGATAAGACGATCCGGATCTGGGACTTGCGCTCTCCAGACTGTCAAGTGAGTAGTCTGTGAAGCGgctgaaaaacaacacttcGTCTGGTATGTGTAGGCAGTTACTCAAATGTGTAAttatagctgctgctgctacaactGTTAGCACGTTAGATCAGGACTTTCCACATTACTGCACATCAAGGTATCAGTAGTTACCAAACCCCTTTTTCATACACATTTGTCCTGTGGCCACTGGGTGGCCCCAGACCTGCTTTAGGAGCCACTGCTACACTTGGCTCTTCCCTCTCAGATGTAAAACTGGACCAGCACACAGTAGCTAAAACACAATATTGTAAAATCTTATCATATAAACAAGGACTGAATGGAAGGAGAGAGATTAATATGAGCAATGCTTGACACAAACACCAGTTATTAATTAGGAAGGTTGAACTATGGTGGTAAAGTCCAGACTTCCTGTGGCAGCATCTCATTCTTATGCTTtggatttatttgtgtgtttttgtgtttcagggttTGACTAATCCACTGGGGAAACCTGTATGTTCCTTTGACCCTGATGGGCTGATATTTGCTGCAGGCGTAGAATCACAAGCCATCAAATTATATGACCTTCGTGCTTTTGATAAGGTGTGTTAGTAGTTTGCAGGAATAGGCTTGTATGCTTTAGGGAGTCAACCTTCATACACCTGCGctattgttttctctgttttctctgttacGCTGAAAAGGGTCCCTTTGCCTCCTTTGAGACAAGGTTCAGTCGTGTCTGTGACTGGACTGGACTTAAGTTCAGTAACGATGGGAAACAGATTCTCATATCCACCAATGGAGGGATGATTCGTGTCCTGAATGCTTTCAATGGATCGGTGATGCACACTTTCTCTgtaagagacacacacattgccAAAATTCCACCAAATTACATGTCCTTGTATATTAGTACGATTGCTTTTGAGTAGCTGAAGGTGTTTCCTGTGTATGCTGATTTTTAAGGGCTACAACAACAGTAAAGGTATCTCCTTGGAGGCCTGCTTCACGCCGGACTCGCAGTTTGTCATGATTGGTGAGTGAAAACAcctctgttttatattttggttTCTTCCTGTAAGATCTGGGTTGAAATGTGCCTTGTTGTACAGGCTCAGAGGACGGGAGAGTCCATGTTTGGAGCACTGAGAGTGGGATGAAGGTGGCTGTGCTGGACGGGAAACATCCAGGACCTATCAACACTCTGCAGTTTAACCCCAGATACATGACCTTTGCTAGCGCCTGCACCAACATGGTGAGATCAGACATATCGCATCAATATCTCATGTACGgtagctgctgctggacaaactgAGTGCTCATTCCtagtttcttcttctctcaacAGACATTTTGGCTCCCGTGTGTTGATGACTTGTAGAGGGACGTTACCAGAGGGAGTCCtcattgtaaaacacatcaCAATCATGCAGCGATGTAGGATGCCTGGATACCTTTGGGTCTCGGCCTGATAGGAACCTCGTGGAACTAATATTTTATaggggaaaaaatgttttttatagactttatgtaaaacattttacctgcagtgtttttaaacttttaaaacGGTTGATGCAGCTGTGACAAAATGTGACATACCTCctgttaaaatgattttttttttgttcaaaacaCAATTCAGGTACATTACATTCCGTTAATATTTTTAGCCTGTACCTTGATATTTCATGTATAATGTAACTGATTATCAGTGTTTTTAGGGTGCTTTCACACCTAACCTGTTTGGTTCATTTAAACtaacactgatgtgtttgtccTGTTGGTGCGGTTCATTTGGGCTGGTGTGACAATGGTTAACCAAACCATGGTGTGAACAAAACAACCGGACCGAGATCAATTGAAAAGGTGGGTCTCAGTCCGCTTTCAAGCAGACTCGACTCTGGTGCTGAACAAACCAACCAGTCTGGTTTTAGCACAATTTCAAAAATTAAACTACTAATAAATCTATCTGCAGATCATGaaatctgtatatatatatatatatatgtgtgtgtgtgtgtgtgtgtgtgtgtgtgtgtgtgtgtgtgtgtgtgtgtatgtatatatgtatatgtatgtataaatatgtgtatacatatatgtatatatgtatttatgtatatacatatacacacacacacacatatatatatatatatcacctAGGTTACCAtgtaaccacagcaacaatTTTGCATGTCAGTGCAGGTATTTTTCCTGATTAATAGGTGTTAAAAGCTGTTAAAAGTGCTGTACTTTTTGAGttcatgtgtgtgacagtgatccCACAGTATTAAGCCCTGAGTCATTACTGTACAAGATGCCTCCTTTTCGTCCCGTCTCTACTTGTCTGTCATTATTTATAACATATGGTCAATTTAAGTTTAGTAATACTAACAATGCTAATGATCAGTTATTTCTTTGTGAcaccaaagaaaataaatatgcacATCAGAAGTGCTGCACAAACTTCATTTCACATGAGGGtcctgatgatgcaggatgacattAACGAGTTACCAGTCATTCTGTGTAACTTCATGTTAGTCATCTTGGTTTGGTTGTAAAAACTCAGTGTGAACAGGAACTGGACCAGaagtaaaatgcaacaatgtATCATTTTTTTTGCTCGTGGTCCAGCCCAAATGAATCCATCTGCAGGTGTGAAATCACCCTTAACTGTGTCAATATTTTAGAATAAACTGTTTTTAGATGAAAATAAGAGCTActgttgttgttgggtttttttgtttgtttgtttgtttttaccttttttgaGATCCTGAACTTTTATCATGCATGGGATAAATCTTCATATGGATCACAGGGCCTTTAACTAatgcttattttcattattggttAATCTTTTTATCATTATATTTTATCATCatggtgaaaaatgtgaatCGCAAACCTAAAAGCCATTTAGTTTACTATCacataaaacaagaaaacaagaaaagcagaaaatcctcacaattATCAAAATACTTTGAACTTAATTTTCTCTCAGTTGACTAATGGACTGATTGTTTCATCTTCATGCCATATCAATAAATgtgtatattgtatattgtaCATAAAAGTGGATATGAACAGGTGCAGCcataaacacagtgaatgaTACAGAGCCTTTATAGATGTGTCTTTTATAGATAATTAGAGGATTAGTGTATCAGTGGTTCTCACAATGATGCTGACAGGAGCTCACTTAACAGATGCAAACAGAAGTCCACTCAGTCATTAAACTAATCTGTGAACACACACGCCAGCGTGACAGAAAGGCAGGCAGTTTTAATCAAATTGATGAATgggtgtttgtcttttttctgtgcACATAAAGTGTGTCTTCCTGAAGtagaggagggtgggagggttCTGTTGAATAATGTATACATGCTTGGGTTGTGTACTCACCACAGAGTGAATAATGGATGATCCCATCACAGGTAACCTCACAGGCGCACACTTATCTTTCTCTCACCTACCTCTGCCTGTGCGTGTGCACCAGAGATGTGTGGAAGGCGAGACTAAGAAGCGAGGGCTGATAGTTGAAGCATTTGGCACTCGCATCGTTACCAGCTTAACACTTTTTTCACCCTCACTCACTCCCCCCACTACTGTCCACACCGTACTGATGAGTTAGTTTTTGTTGCCAGTAATGAATCCATTAGTACTGTCTGACTGTGCAGCAGCCCTCTCTTCCAGTGTACACACAAGGCATTTGGTGCTCTTCGCCTCACACTCTTGGGTAAAAGGTGTTTATATCTTTACATAAGAAACCTCACATTCTCAAGTTTCTATAGCATCCAGCCATACCTCCCCTATTCTCGCCTTTTCATTAACTATTTAAGGTAACTTTGCCGATCAAAATACAGGAAAGGTACTGACCACACATACATCACCCCCCTCGTTCTTGGTCCGTTGAACAATGTTGAAATGAAGCGGTCAGATTCTTGCTTGGTGTCACATTTCTGTGACCAGGCGGCTGGAATTTGAGATCATGCCTGAGTTGATCGGCCACTCCATGTGAATGAGTGATAAAATGTTGTTACATGTGGCGCCCTGACAGCATGTCAGGATTTCGGCACAGCCTGGTTTCCCCCTCGCGCACAGTCCAGTACAGGACAGTGTGTGACCTGGGAGAGGCTCCCCCACCGAGACTTTTAAAGTTGTGGTCATTGATACGCAAAGAGTTTTAGATCAGTGGTTAGGGTGGCATATCCCCTGACAGCCACGTTATTACTCATCAGCCACAGTTCCGCAGATTGTATTTCAAGTGTTAGGAATCTCCCGAGTCACCCTCGAGGCGTTTATGTCACTGGTGCGCGTGGGTCCATCTGTCTGCCATCATTGTAGAGGCAGCCTACCTGCTGAGCAAGAAGAGCGAGGACACAGAGACCTGGACCTGGTCCTTCTTGCATGAGAGGAGTGTGAAGCGACTGCCAAAAGATGTCACACCAAACTGGAATTAATGGTAAGTTCCTTTTTTACAGGAAAATTAAACTTTCTtgaaacaggctgtttttgtgtattAATCTAGTTGTCTTCAAATTCAGTTTAAGCGCTTATTTAACTTTCTTTTTAGCTTTTGAGCTGCTCCATTGCATGCTGTGCATCCTCACAATCTCACTGATAAAGTTCTCTGATTTGCTCAAAAAAAGGACTTTTAAGATCATCTCAAAGTGGTCCCTCGTGGATATAAACAATTGTGGACTAGGCTTCACATCTATTAAACTGTAATCCTGTTTATGGCTGATTCACAGTTTAAACGTCTGCTTTCTGTGCTGTCATGCCATCAATCATGATATTTAACACCTACAGGCCTTTATGCAAAGTTTAAGAgctgtatatgtgtgttatGGCATTTGGTAATTGGAGCGTAGGGGGACGGGTTGGCAGAAGAGCACCTCTCTCACCTTTCTCACCTGATCTTACATCATTTATGAGGCAGCTGTGTTTGGTAACCATggtgagagagaaggagggagtgCAAGAAATAGCTGAATCCAGTTTTCAGTACCAAACTGCCATTCACGGGTTTGAAGATTGGGGAAGAGTGCAGTTGTCGTATCCCTGTGATTCAAATTTCTCAGTGGCTCTTTGGTGCCTATGTCCCCTGTCTGAGTCACTTTAGGTGATGGCGTGACTATCTGGCAGTGGATCAAATTTTCTCCCTGAAGTGAAGGCTCAGGTTCTTACCTACCCAAGTCTGTCTCACTTGCTTTCAACCCCCCATCCTCAGTTTTGACTTGTCTGCCTTATATCTGGTTACTTCAGCAACATCTGAGCTGAGAGAGTTTCTGGCCCGAGCAAGGGGAGGTGCCATCAGAATAATGAAGATAGTCATCAGAAATGGTAAACATGACTTGTTTCTTAAATTCAAAAGATTTGACAAAAGACAGGTTTCGGCTGACTTGATGCATGTTCTTGTCTGCAGAGGAGTTGGTGCTAGATTGGTACAGAGAGCCAGCACAGAGCTGGGACAAGGATTACGATCAgttcctgcttcctctgctcaTGCCTCAGGAACCCTGCTACATCCTCTACCGTCTGGACTCCCAGAATGCACAGGGATACGAGTGGATCTTCTTCGCCTGGTCACCTGACCAATCACCAGTATGTCTGGAGCGGCTGTGTCAGTCGGCCATGAGTCTAGTCATGCAAAGTCCGCAGCcaaaattatttcatttaaaataaaacaaaacctaaCACTTTGCTATGAAGTAAAAGGAAATTATCAGCAGGAgcccatgaaaaaaaaacctttctgcAAAACTACGATAAAAGCTAAACTTAGGTTGcattttaaagtgattttttatgtgcaaaaaaaaaaaaaatctaaatacagGTTTAGGCTTAGActgttaaaaaacagcaaaaataaccACAATTAATATATAAATTTCAATAAAGGCTTTAGGATTTATTGTTTATGTTATATTACATAACACTATAATTTAACATGTTGAACATACATGTTCTTTAGTTACATCATTCCACTTTTAAATAACAATTCCTGCTGAAATTTACTAACACAGATTAGAAACTGCATAAaaattcatcatgttttaagacacataaaaatacaaatttatttaaaggtcaaaggtcaaggtgCTCGATGAAAAGTCCCATCTCAGTGAGTTGCACAATGGATACTGGAGCACGATTCAAGCTCGTTGTAATGtcacaaaatcatttttttgcacatgcGTGCTCAACTCAGATTTAAGCTGAGCACAGAGGCACTTTCCctcttcagcagatgaatgtgaaaacacactgcacatacatcactctgcacagtgaagctcaaacatctgCTTGAACTAACAGCAAGCAAAACACATCTCTTTAAAAACTGCCAAACCCtcactgaacacaacacacacaaaatgctgaaaCCAAATTTGAATCTATAGAAACCATAATAACCACAGTAAATATTCattccctcctcctgtctgccatGGCACCCATTAGGTGAGGCAGAAGATGGTGTACGCAGCCACGAGAGCCACGCTGAAGAAAGAGTTTGGAGGAGGTCACATTAAAGATGAAGTGTTTGGCACAGTCGAGGTTAGTGGAATCCCTCCGGCCTGACGACTGATCAGTGAATGTTCATCTCCCGGTGATTCAGTGCCAC
This window contains:
- the LOC121615280 gene encoding WD repeat-containing protein 82-like; this translates as MKITDSVLRSFRVARTYQLNSQKVNCVDFSPNGENAVSSSDDDCIVLYDIQEGKPKGTLYSKKYGVDLIRYTHGDTQTVVYSSNKLDDTIRYLSLADNKYIRYFPGHTARVIALSMSPVDDTFISGSLDKTIRIWDLRSPDCQGLTNPLGKPVCSFDPDGLIFAAGVESQAIKLYDLRAFDKGPFASFETRFSRVCDWTGLKFSNDGKQILISTNGGMIRVLNAFNGSVMHTFSGYNNSKGISLEACFTPDSQFVMIGSEDGRVHVWSTESGMKVAVLDGKHPGPINTLQFNPRYMTFASACTNMTFWLPCVDDL
- the LOC121615246 gene encoding mitochondrial RNA pseudouridine synthase rpusd4-like, with the translated sequence MNSCRRMTCGDWISGLNTVFLRVKPGTKCHRCSGTAPILSQSQATTSKHAPASNTGEKPRLRAIDLARKIQQEKTKPPAETPPVSAQQKRVADLKRFSLQLQNVHPNVLAKHLHRSVLYQDKDVVVINKPYGVPVKDGSGVTSISSVLPVLSKIMAGMKIKSDSQLLTCLGLEKEISGALLLARSEEVVEHVLNLDRNNQVQRKYWVVTVGVPVPSEGVIDIPIIEREVTGPQPHYKMALSPLFRTNDAGDGVTKVRSHRQAHPAVTKYRVLDSSNGCSLVELQPFTGAKHQMRVHMAFALSCPILGDHKYSHWSKLAPQKLPERVLGKLGLEQSKIRYVPLHLLARQLTLPGTSQAHINVSCPLPKYFMQTLTRLQLTAPDKDDSK